Genomic window (Zingiber officinale cultivar Zhangliang chromosome 2B, Zo_v1.1, whole genome shotgun sequence):
gcggaaaagtaaatgaacacagttgtttttacttcgttcggagcctgtgacgactcctactcgaaggcccgtggtccttgaccactttcgttgggcaatcactaacagttcgaatataattaaaaaatgaatacagggaatgctagtgaaacaaagtaataccgacaaggaaatcaactaaaaaccgaaggagcactttgtcggagctttgttggcgtcgcagtagagcagcaggaccagcagtagaagagttctcagattgatgattctgaagctcctgcttggggcttcttttatatgttgctccgggcgcctggattctttccgggcgcctggaatgtgacgtagctgctcaaaccgaaatgctccacgtggcgacgacttggctggatataatttgccttccgggcgcctggatcccttccgggcgcccggacctccgggcgcccggaccaccttgttccagaaaactcccttttcctgcaaaacaaagttagtccgaggcaatatatatcctgcaacatagattgttagcacattttataatagtatgaattagcacaaatagtatgacttagattccgtctttccgagaccggaatctagtcacgatctcgacttagacatccgaaatggatctaagccggatcgacgcctaatgttcccttcccgggaacgcgtcctcgcagtcactcccctccagtgacttacctcacttacctgccagacgtccggtcagcccttcgacccgtctggacttcttgccagctatccggtcagcccatcgacctagctggacttcttgccaagcgtccggtcagcccgtcgacccgctttggacttctcgccagctatccggtcagcccgtcgacctagctggacttcgtgccagacatccggtcagcccgtcgacctgtctggacttatcctgcacactcgatcagagtgttagataacgacgaacctaacttaacctgatttgtcattcatcaaaacctgagttagaccgttagtgctaaccgcaccaacacatcaATCAATTGTGCTTTGTAGAGTTGACTGTTAAACATtttgttcattttaaaaaaatatcaattgatTTTAGTAGTATACTGAATAACCTTTTGTTCTATCCCTAAATTCATTAGTCGATTATCTGAGTCGACTGAATAACCTTCTATTAGGTCCCAAAATTTATCAGTCGACTACTTgagttaattaaataattttgtattcTTCTATTTTCAGGCTAAAAATATTGTTCATACTGAAAATATTATTTATACTAGAAACACTTTTTATTTGTTAGGATCATTGATGTTGCTAGAAGAGGAATGAataacaatttttattttttgtttgatGATCGTATGCTCATCTACAAAACAATTAGTACGCAGAGAAAACAAAAACATATAACAAAATACAAGTACAAGAACACCTCTATTTTATGTGGTTCGGAATCCCCATTCCTACTCCACGACTTAGAGTGCTAGCGGTAGCACCACTATTCTTTCTCCTTGTCGGAGATCTTTGGAGGCGGAGAAACTTCTTATAAACCTCTTCTTATAAGCAATACAAGCAAGAATccaaagaaataatagaaaatagaTATAATGAAAATGAAACAACTTTACAAGAATGAATCTATGCTTTGTAATGGCTTTTGATAGCCTTTTGAAGGTTTGGAATGCAATAACATTTTCTGATAAACCTTCCAAGAAGTGGGCTTTTGATAGACACTTGACAGTTGAAAGTTTAACAAAAAGTTATCAAGTGGAGAAGTCCAAATGAGCtatggttgaccgaacacttggcggtTAGAAGTTCAACAAGGATGGTGTTATCAGTTGACTGTTTCATTTGAGTGGTGAACTCGACTGATGACATTATGGAGCGAACATAAAGTTTGGATCTTGACTACTCAACTCGATTGATCATCATTAGTTGATTGATGGAGAAGAGCATTTTATTCGATCAAACAAAAAAGTTCAGAGCTCAACTGCAGGACTCGACTGTTTGTGCATTAATTGATTAATGTTAATGAGCAGTCGATTGTTCTAGTTAAAGTTGAGCTAAAAAGAGTCATTCTGCAAGTGAGACAATTGAATTAAGCGAAGCTATCGACTGATAGGTGTAAATCAGCCATGACCTGAAGGCTATAAAATAAGGCTTCTTGGAAGATTTCATAGTTGGTTCTTGGGGTGGGGGGTGTTGCATTTTCAAACCTTCAATAGACAATCCAGAACAATTAGAAAGTGAGCAAAACAAGATTTATTTGTAAAGTTGTTTCatttgcattgtatttatttacatttgtattatttattttcttgtttGTATTGCTTGTAAAAAAAGGGCCTTGCAAGAGGTTTCTCTGACTTTGGAAGGTCTCCGATAAGGAGAAAGATAATGGTGCTATCGTTGGGACTCTAGGCCGTAGAGTAGGAACTAGGGATTATCCTAACCAAGTAAAATATCGTATTCTTGTGCTTGTGCTTATGTTTTgttcttgtgtttatttctgttgcgtattaatcttttgtagacgaACACATAAACGATCAATCGAATTTGAATTGAAGGTAATCACTATTCACCCCAATAGCGATGTGTGGCCCAAGTGGTATCAAAGTTGGGCGTCTAAAGAACTCATAATCGATGGAGCATAGTGCTAGGAAGAAAGTGTGATTTTGAGCCCTATAATACCCAACAAGTGGTTTTATAGAGCCCGGTTGACTCGTGACTGGACTGGCCGTTGAAGTGCCCAGTGCTAGAGGGAGAAAGAAAGAGCTACGAATTTAAGTTCTTTATTATagaataagtggtatcagaataGTGTCGTTTTTAATTAAACTAACCATTCGGAATGGAAAATTTTGAATATTAGGAGTCATGGATGGACCATTTCATTATGATGGACATCGATAGTTGGTTCATCTTGATGGACGAATTTGATGTTTCAAAGGATAACAAAGGAAGatttctcaagaagaagaaatggatcgaagagtaaatttaaaaatatgagaCAAACGATaagataattaagattttgattaatTTGCAACTTTGATGACATGTTGTGTAAATTAGGTAATTACAATAATGCAAATGACTTATGGAGAAATTTGACCAAGCTTCATAAAAATTCATTATCAGCATAAGATGAGGATTACCCAAAAGAGGAAGGCTTGCTGACATAAGAGGATTCGGATGTTGAGAGCTGGTCAACATCAGAAATGGAAAAAGAATGAACATCCACCTCAAGGACTGAGGGGGACTATAGGTTATTGACTCGTAATCCTTTATATCCGGAGCTGATGAAGCAGTTAGTGTCACCTCGATGAGTATAGAAAGGTCAACTCATGAaagtataacaattttaattgttaaaaataaaaatcatatcatacttTTTGAATGTAGGAAAAATGAACATTATAAGAGCGAATATCTATAATTGACAAAGAAAAAGTCTCATGTGACACATAAGGCTAAGGAAAAGCTAAAAAAATTTGAATCCTTGATGCAAATGGACAAGGACATAGTatgcttcttgtgcaatcaatAAGGCACTATCAGAACTAATGTCCAAGGAGGAAGAACTTGAATAAGGACAAGGGAGGAAATTTGAACCTAAGGGAGTCCCTAAGGTAAAATCCAAGTTATCATTGTATAAGGAAATGCCTTTATTTCATAATAAGAAGTATGTTAGAAATAATGTTATAATTTAAGTGCTCATTTTCATAAAAATAGAAAGAATGATAAATCTAAGGACAATTATAGATTATATCATGTTAGAACTATTTTACTTAAGGATAAGAAGGTAGAGAGAGATCTAGacaaaaatcccaaaaatagaaGACATATACTTAGGAAGAACAATGACTAAGATAGATATGAGCAATCAAGAATTAATGCCTTGGCAAAGAAAAATCAAGTCTCAAAGATAATGACTCAACAATTTAGACACTTAAAGAAAAACTAAGATTATGAAAACATAACAAATCCAAAGATAAAGAAGGTTTGGGTCACAAGTCTAATGCCAAGCAGAGTGCGCCATCACACCATAGACTTCTATAACTacgaaataaattatatatttaggagtcaagtcaaggttgaaaagggaggtcatccctagtaTTGATCTTGATGAGACTAGCATGACTAAGACTTTTAAAAAGTCTAGAAGAGTCACTAAGAAGATATTTAGAGAAGTTATTCCTGATGAATACCTAGTACATCTAAAAAGTTTCGATAGATATTGAGTTTCTAAGAGTGTGATCCCTTCACATTATATGGGTATTGGGTGTGTCGATCTAAAATGGAAGAATAGTTAATCCGaccatgataaaattgatattttatGATATTTTCAAGGTATAACTATATTTTGAgaatgaaattttaaattttatcttaGAGGATTTTAGTGCGCGCTAataataaattgaatatttaagaTGATAAAAAATTTACACAATAGGATAGAGTCCAAAAGTATATTAAGTTTGGGGTTTTAGCACGCATTCATTTATATCAAATTTTGGAGCAGAGATTTAAGCATGAGAAGAAAAGGTACAAAATTGTTAAATAAATCTCAGGATAGATCTGCTATTAATAATAGAAGTGGCTTAATGTCTCTTCATTATGTTTGCTGCTAACCTTGTGCTGATTTTTTTGTACTATAGTAACAAGGGTATGCGCCTCGCTCTTCCTTGCACAAAAAAGGTACAAAATCACGGAGATTTTTAAGCATGGGAAGAAAGGTATAAAATCATTCAATAAATCTCAGGATAGATCTGCTATTAACCATAGAAGTGACTTAATGCCTCTTCATTTTGTCTGTTATTAACTTTGTGTTGATTTTTTATAATCTGTAGTAGCAAGGGTATGTGCCTCGCTCTTCCTTGTACATCATGCCCTGCAAGAGCCATGCAAGGTCATGGCTTGCTCCTATCAAGGCCATACCTGTAATGGGTCGGGCTTTCTGCCTTTTGGGGATTAAATGTGTGCTATTTGTTCACCCCTAATATCTCAGTCAATCTGTCTCTAGATCAACATAGAAAAGATAAATCATAAATGATTACTAGTTATTAGTATAGTTGTCAAGACATGGGGAAAATATGCTCAGATGTATCGAGTTTTGACCCTATGATTTAATCTGATAATATCTCATACCTTAACTACCACATCTTCTGCTAACTCTTCAAAGAGGGAGCAGATCTCTTGATCCCCCTTTTTTTGGATGGTCCCCCTCctcattttttttttgccatcCGTGATGGACAAGTGGCCAGGTTGCTAGACGTCGAGCGGAGGTGGTATCTGGATAATCTTCGACCATCCTTTCCGAATCAAACTATAATTTGGGAGGACGGTGAACCTAAGAAAGAATCATAACCAAATACGATCGGATTACGATCATAATTCGATCATAATTATGAATGATTTATCCACTAGTCTATAGAAAGGGATGAGGAGATCTCCTCTACTTCAAAAAGGCACAAATTAGTCGGGAAGCTAAACCTTGGGAAGTTTAAGGGGATGTTGAACGTTGAGTTGAGGAGACGTAAACTCAACAGGCCGATCCCTTTGGTAGTAGAAGTGGGGCTTAGGGCGCTCGGGATGCCGAGCATTCTAGAAGAGGAAAGGGACACTTGGGATGCCCAAAgaacaatataaatttaattacagTGCTTTCCTTGCTCTACAATTAACTTCGGTTGTCCCAAATGAAAGCACTGCAATCTGCACACAGGATTATTGCCTAATATAGACTTAAAAACATTGCGATCAAAGAAATTAAGTATGACAACCAAAAGTCCATTATGATATTAATATTATAGCCATGTAATCAAATTGTGATTTTAGTGTGGTGACTAGCTAGCAATGGGACGATGTATGGATGAGCTAGGCGCGCGGTGATGATCAGCATCTCCAGGCGGAAGCGGCGATGATGGGGCGGTCCTGCCACCCCAACAGCAAGCATCCCTTGTCCTCCGTCAGCCTGTACCCATCACAGGGGTACAACCCCAGCAAGATCTTGCTCTGGTTCACCGCGTTCCCACTCAGCGCCACCCCCTTGAACCCCCTCCCCTCCATCATCCGCCGCCACCTCTCCAATCTCTCGTGCCGCACCACCCTCTCGCTCCCCTCGCACGCCACGATGTTGCATATCTCCGGTGCCAGCAGCAGCTGCTCCACTTTCGCCCGAGCAGCCGACTCCGCCGGGAACGTCGCGTCCAGCGAGTCGAAGATGGCCGAGTAGTAGTGTAGCGCCTCCAAAAAACGCCCCAGGAAGTAGGGCCCGTTGTGGCTCGCTTCCTGCTCCACCAACGTCAAAATCTTCGGCGCCTGGTCCCGGATCATGGCCAGTAGCGGGCCAATGTGGGCCCCCGGCACCAGATGGAGCCGGTCCACCGAGTTCACCGCCAGCGCCTCCCCCACCCGGCGGTGGAGCATGCTGGGCCGGAGATCCTCCAGCTGCTCTACTGCGGCGGCGTGAAACTCGAAGGGCACGCGGAGGGAGTGGGCCAGCTCGGCAAGATGGCGCCCGGTTTCGCGGACGGCCTCGGCCGGATGCCCCACGCCGGTGATGCGGAGAGCGGGAGCGCCGCCGGGACGGGCGGCAAGAGCCTGCAGAAAGGCCGGCCACTGGTACCCCTGTAGGATGTCCAGGTCGATCACATGGACGCAGTCCTCCGACTCGAACGCCTCGAAGATGGCCTGGTTGGCGGTGAAGTGGGCGAACTTGATGTAGGGGCACGCCTGGTATATAATCTGATATATCTTTAGCACTTCGACGGGGTGCGGTGGCTTAATGCACCGGCCGCCGTAGCCTGATGGTGATGGTAAGGAGGAGGAGGTCGGGGAGAGTCTGGCGGCAAGGGCGTCGGTGAAACAAGAGGCCACGCGCTGCATGGAGTCGCCGAGCGGCGAGACGACGCGCTTGAGGTGGTGGAGGTAACGCCGCCCGCTCACTAAGTCATCCTTGGCGATCGCCTCCGCGCACGCCAACAGCAAATGTACCAGTTGCAACCCACTGTCGTGCTCCTACCAAATTTTAACAAAACAAATTAAACTGCTTCAACAATTCCATAAAACAGCAGGAAGGAAGGAATAATCAAGTGACCTTAATTACCTGTCCATGCTCTGAGGAAACGATCGACGACGTGGTATCACCAACGATTCCATGATACAGAGCAGCCTCAACGGCAGCCGAAGTATTGGTGTCAGAGCTGACAATACTTGTAGATCCTACAGAGTTCACAAATCCATGTCCCATCTCTGCTTTCTGCTGTGCTTCCTCGTACTGAGTTTGCGCCACCGCTGGGCCGCCGCCATAATGCTGGTATGCTACATCCTCTTCCGCGCAGAAATTAATCCCTGCCGCCATCATCTGGCTACCGTATCTCGACTCCATCACGAAGCAATCAAGAAGGGACGGCAGTGCCGCGGCCGCCGGCGGCGGTAACGCTGCCCCTGTGTAGGACGTCGCCTCCGACGAGAACTGATCGGCGTCGCACCTCACGCTGTGCATGTCGTACCCTTCTCTGCCATAGTCCTCAAGGTACGCGTCGACGGCCGGCAGCGCCAGGCTCTCCCCGTGGAGGAAGTCCGTGACAGGGGAGGAATAGGGAGGAGCATAAATGGAACAGTTGGAGACCTTCTGAAGCGGGCTCTGCGACTTCGAATTGTTGGAGTAATTGTAGTGGATGAGCGAGGGAGGCACCGCCTCGAGCCCGGTGGTTCTCCTAGGCGACAAGACCATGTACTCTCGCTTTGGGGAGGACATCATGAAGTCTCTGCGGGGGGAGGAAATCATGTAGTCCCTCTTGGGGGAGGAAATGAGCATGAAGTCTCTGCGCGGGGAGCAGATCATGTAATCCTGCCGCGGGGAGGAGATCATGAAGTCGGCGGTGAAGTCGAGGTGATCGGCTAGCAAGGACTCGAGGAGGCCGCGGTCAGGGGACTGCACCTCTACCTCGTTGTCAGCCTCGAATTTAGGCCCTTTGAGAGAGCACTCGTCTCTTTCCTCTGTTACGGTGGCAGTGAGCACGTTAGACTCCTCCGCAGAGGTCGTCGGCGACGGAGGCCGGACGGTGGCCTGCTTCGAGTTGGAGCCGTCAGTGGTGGTGGTCTTCAGGATCGCCAAGGTTGCGGAAGAGCGGTTGTTAACCATCTTTGTTATTTCTTCCGAGTGATACTAAAATTGatcgaagaggaggagaagagaagagaagaggaagagaggggaaggggaaggggagCGTGTGAATTGGAGAAGTGGAGAGCTGTTGGCGTGAAGTCTTACGCGGACGCAATGCAAGGATATATATCTATGAGAAATTCTCATAATATttatctagaattttcatctagaaaattcatctaaATAGATACATAAATGAtgggcccacaaaaagtgaaatggtgggttccattatttatgtgtctatctagatgaattttttagatgaaaattctagatgagtaTCACAActctatatctatatatatataatatatatatattaattgtgGTCTATTTCAATTTAGGCCCTGGAGTTTTTCTTTTAATGCCTACGCTTTTTTGAAGAACATAAAAGAGTCAGGTGCCTTCTAAAATATTAGACAAATGCCCCACTAATCTCATCTATACACCCGAACAAACTCATATTAACTCACACATTTGAACAAACTCCTAAAACACACATCTAAATAagcttatatattaattttatttaaaatgaaTATTAATAAGATGAATAAAGTGGTGTCTCATATCGGGACGAAGTCAAGAAAGTCAGTTAATGTGACAACCAAAGTTAAAAAGGAGTCAACACTCGGGGTTAGCAGGATCATTTGGTTCGGCTGAGTGGTCTAGCCGATCGGGTCATTGGGCCGATCGGATCTCGAGTCCCTTAGAGTTGACGAAATCTCGAGCTGTATCAGTGACATTCAGAGATGATTCAAGTGTCTTCGCCGAGTGCTATCTCTGATTGGATTAGAGGTCCGATTGGACATGTTGGTCACTTGATTCAATCGGATCATACTCTTTACACAAGTATAATGGCCGAGCGAAGATCGAGCCGAGAAGGTTGCCATTCTTTAGTCGACCCAATCCCATCCATGAGTCGAGGCCGATCATACTACAAAGGGGGACTCAGTCAGTCGGTAGGCTCACCATGTCGAAGGCCCATCAATCTAATGACCTAATATCCCCTTTTGGCATTTTGTGTAACTGTTGTTAGAGAATCAAGGAAATATTCCCTGTGCTATTTGTGCGAGGAAGCTTCTACTCTGTAAAACACAAAAATAGTGGACCCATTTTAAAAAGTTATCAGAGTGTCAGAATGGTCAGTCCTTTTTTGGCAATGCTTCGAGATTCATGTAGAGAGTAAAATTAACATTATAAAAGGGGGTCTCTATATACAGGTGCAGGTACGTTAATACTAACACAAACACTACGCTACACAACCTAAGGCACCCAGATTCCATTGCTCTTTACTACTGTTCATTGTATTTCCTCTCGGACACCTGTTTAACTTGAGCATTAGAATGCCTGAACCGGGGACCTCTCCCTGGCCTGATTATTGATATTTTTTTCCTCTACTTTCTATTTTTGACACACAGGATCATACGACATCTTTAGTTTCTAACGTAGAGTCTTTTCACAGTCAATATCAGAGTCATGTTGTAATGTTTCATCTCCATCAATTTCACACAGGATCAAATTTTgcatcgtctgtgggaatcttctacTGAATCTGAAATGTAGAGATGGAAAAGACTGGACGACTTACTATAGTTACTTTATCACAAGAAGACGTGGAGATGCTAATAGCTACCCGAGCGCAGAGATTGgtacaacaacaacaagtaatAGTCGAGCATCTTTTGCGGAACGACCCCGCTATATTAATGACGGGTCCTCACATTGAGCGAGAGACTCGAGTGGAAGGGCGACTAGGTTCCAAAccattcctcctcctcctctggcGGGCTTCGTGCAAGTACTTActattggtgcaattgacctctagggtttcgatatttgacaatgcacccaagtctggtcagtttgaccaaggatTAATCCAaccaggacttgatgtttggaaaagagtagtctagtcaggactagatgactagcaaggagaagtcctaactggaggttaggcaaagtgaaagtcctggtgagtgaagccagaccttagtgagtgaagctaggtagtggaagtcctggtgagtgaagtcgagctctagtgagtgaagctaggtggtggaagtcctggtgagtgaagccagaccctagtgagtgaagctaggtagtggaagtcctggtgagtgaagccaggtcctagtgagtgaagctaggtagtggaagtcttggtgagtgaagtcaggccttagtgagtgaagccagaccttagtgagtgaagttaggtggtgaaagtcctggtgagtgaagctgggtcctagtaagtgaagctacgtgaaggaagtcctggtgagtgaagtcaggcaatggaagtcctagtgagtagaGCTAAGCAACCCTAGGgggaaataaccctaggttatatgtgGCCGATTGGTTTCCGGTCGATCACGCGCGGTCGACCGAGTGATCGACCGAACCAGCGaatcttgaattctgttaacactattttaccttatcattttatttattgtgctaacttaatGTTACAAGGAAGTTCAGCTAAGTCGACGGGTCGACCAGGTAGCTGACACAAAGTCTAGactggtcaacgggctgaccggatgtctgacacaaggtaagtaaaggtaagtcactggaggagagtgactgtgaggacgcatcccaatTGAGGGACATTAGGCGTTAGTCCAGTTTAGGCCCATTtgagatccctaaactgagacattgactagttcctggtcctaggaCGACATGAACTAACTACTctacttttatattgtgctaacacttgtcttgtagTGTATTTTGGACTAAGACATTTGTTGCAGGGTAAGAAAgtaagcaaagaagaaaagctGTCTTCGGGTGAACAAtactcgaaggcaccttccatggctatgaaaGGCGCCTctatactgttcatagaaggcgcctttcatggctatggaaggtgactTCCACTGGATGAAATTTGGCCGAAGTCTTGGATAAGCACCGATCATTTCGGGATAGATTCTATcacattggaggcacctttaaggcccttggaaggcgtcttctaagccctttataaggcagtctctaGGAGGCTTTGGGACAACAACTACATATGAGCTACTGCGCACATATTTGAGCCTCCGACTATTTCCAATTGCTGCTACGACTCTACTACGAAGCTGCTGAGCCTGACAACTAGTCCGAAGAGTTCCGATCGCGCTCGACAGACAAACATTAACACAAAGCGCCTTGGTTTGATTCCTATGAAGTGTTGGTAAAATTTTGTTATTGAACTTACCTACTATTAAAGGACAAGTGCAGGCTGTTGCACTTACCCTAACtgtttgtac
Coding sequences:
- the LOC122049451 gene encoding GRAS family protein RAM1-like; this encodes MVNNRSSATLAILKTTTTDGSNSKQATVRPPSPTTSAEESNVLTATVTEERDECSLKGPKFEADNEVEVQSPDRGLLESLLADHLDFTADFMISSPRQDYMICSPRRDFMLISSPKRDYMISSPRRDFMMSSPKREYMVLSPRRTTGLEAVPPSLIHYNYSNNSKSQSPLQKVSNCSIYAPPYSSPVTDFLHGESLALPAVDAYLEDYGREGYDMHSVRCDADQFSSEATSYTGAALPPPAAAALPSLLDCFVMESRYGSQMMAAGINFCAEEDVAYQHYGGGPAVAQTQYEEAQQKAEMGHGFVNSVGSTSIVSSDTNTSAAVEAALYHGIVGDTTSSIVSSEHGQEHDSGLQLVHLLLACAEAIAKDDLVSGRRYLHHLKRVVSPLGDSMQRVASCFTDALAARLSPTSSSLPSPSGYGGRCIKPPHPVEVLKIYQIIYQACPYIKFAHFTANQAIFEAFESEDCVHVIDLDILQGYQWPAFLQALAARPGGAPALRITGVGHPAEAVRETGRHLAELAHSLRVPFEFHAAAVEQLEDLRPSMLHRRVGEALAVNSVDRLHLVPGAHIGPLLAMIRDQAPKILTLVEQEASHNGPYFLGRFLEALHYYSAIFDSLDATFPAESAARAKVEQLLLAPEICNIVACEGSERVVRHERLERWRRMMEGRGFKGVALSGNAVNQSKILLGLYPCDGYRLTEDKGCLLLGWQDRPIIAASAWRC